The sequence below is a genomic window from Candidatus Cloacimonadaceae bacterium.
ATTACCAAACTTTTTTAGCTCTCTTTCAAAAGCCTGGTATTGAGATTTGGTTGAGCTATAGGTGCTGGCATAGCTATCAGGAGTAAGGATTTCATTAAGCTTGATGCCTACTTGGTTTATCAGGTAACGTCGGGCTTCCTGTGCAAAACGTTTGAGCCTGGCATTGGTCTGTTTATCTATCATGGTAAATCCTGATGCAATTGAGTTTCAAGGAATCTTTGCATATCTTCCTTGCTGGGTAGCTCCAGCAGATATTTTGAAACAAAGAGTTGGTTATCCATGCCAGCCAGAGCATACTCCACGAGAGTGGAATCTTTATCTGTACACAGCAAAATGCCAATGGGATCGCTATCACCCGGATGCATTTCATTCTTTCGGTACCAGCTTACGTAGGTGTTTAGTTGACCGATGTTCTCGTGATTAAACTCGGCAAGCTTTAGTTCCACCAGAATATGGCATTTGAGGATGCGGTGGTAAAATACCAGATCAATATAGTATTGGGTTTCGCCAATTAGGATTCGCTTTTGTCTGGCTTCAAAGCAGAAACCATGCCCCAGTTCCAGAAGGAATTCCTGTAGTTTCTCGATGAGTTGATCTTCCAGATGGGATTCGCTCATTACCTCTTTGGCTTTGAGCCCCAGAAATTCAAAAACATAGGGGTCTCTAATGGTGCGGGAGGGATCAAAGACTTCCACAGTATTATTGGTTTGCTCGACGAGTTTCTGTTTGTTTGTGGAAAGCCCGGTTCGCTCGTAGTAGAGAGATTTTATCTGACGCCTAAGCTGTCTTACTGACCAATTACCTATTATACACTCGTGTATATAAAACACTCTCATTGTATCATTATCAATATCCAATAGCTCAGAAATATGAGAAAATGATAAAAGGCTAACTAACTGCCTTGCCTCAATCTGCAATTGTGGAGACGGTGTCTCCACAATCCTCGATTCATTGCCTACATCATGTTTCGTGTCAAAATCTACAAGATCTATAAGTGCTTTCCCCAAAAGCTGTTGTAATTGTGGATTCACTGTCTCCACAATCTGAGGGAACACTCTATAGAATTTGGCATATCGATAAAGCTCTCGTTTGTCAGTTCGTGGAACATCAAGTAAGAGTAGCTCTTCTGCTAAGCGTTCAAACAGCTTATCTCCATATTCAGCCCGGTCAGCTCCTCTCAGTTCGTATTCGCTGATGTAATATCCGATTAACCAATTCCTGATAGTAAGAGTGATATTGACAGACTGAGTCGCCTGACGGTTCAACTCCTGATGAACATTTTGAATCTGAGCAAGTAAGTCAGGAAAGCTAAGCGAGTCCTTCGTTATCATTATACATCCCTACAGTTTGATTTTATTGCCCTTGTCGAGTTCGCGGAGAAGTGCTGTTTCCCAAGCTTCGAGATAGCTTTTCAAATCAGCTCTATCATTGATAATTCCTTTAGTATATAGAGGTTTGATACTTCGGCTGCTGATTATCCTGGGTTCTGCTCCGGGGCTATCGGTCTTGGTTTTGGAGTTGTGCAGAGTGTTTAGAATCTGTAGATACTCGTAATCTTCAAATCTGCTTAGAGTCGTCTGGATAACGGCAATCAGCTTAGCATTCTTTATGGCATCACTAACATGTATGAATTTGGCTTCAATATTTTGGATGATTGGGGGTTCGGGATCAATACTCTCAATATCTGGCTTAAGGTTTTCTTTTAGAGTGGAAACTTTCTTTAAGGTTGCCTGAATTTCAGCATTCAATTTGAGCTTTAGCTGATCACTTAGCAAATCAAATTGGGTTTTGAGAGTTTGAATCTTGCCACCCCGATAAACATCTGGATCGCTAATCCCTTCAGTAAGTGCCTTAACTGCTTCCTCATCCAAATAGCTCAGATTGGGCTCATTAAATTGCAAGAAGCTGCGAATTTGTTTATAAATATCTGCTTGGGGACTGGAGAAGAATCTCAGGACAGGGTCAATCATGTCAGTTTTAAGCTGCGTCAATTGGGTTTCCTGAGTCAGCAATTCGTTGTAATACCACTTAAAAGGTTTGTTTACAGCTTCTCTGATTTGAGTGATGGCAGGAAGAAGTATCGCTGCAAACGAGAAGACATCTCTTTGATGATAGTAGATATCTAACTTATCTGCCAAGGCTTTTAACCCATCTGATAGTTCTTTGCTGATGCTCTTCGGATCATTTGAGGTATTTGGTGTATCAAGCAGTTCACTGAAGAGTTTTTTAAGCTTGCGTTCCTGATCTAAACTGATTTCTGTTTGGGTTTGCAGAATTAGATTGGGATACTTATCTTTCGATTTTAGCGTTTTCACTAATTCGGCTTTTTCCAGTGGTCTGCTTTGGTAATATATTTCCACCTTATTCAGGCTGTAAAGTCTGGCGATAAGGCAGATCGTGGCAGACTCACTCCAGCCATAAGGTCTTTTACCAAATTTCTCGATGAGATTGTTCAGCGTGAGACACCTTGAGCTGCTTTGCGCTAAGCTGATTTCACTAAACACCCCCAGTTCTGCTTCGGACATTGGTATCTTTACATCCAGAGTCTCCTGCTCGTTTAATATCTGGCTTTCGATATCCTGATCAGTAACCCCAAGTCCTTTGAGCATTTTGAGATTGGGGTAGATTCTGGATATCAGCCCTTGGCAGCCTTCATAGATACGGGAAGTAGCATCACCGGGATTAATCTCCAATAAGTCTCCTGATGCTATAAGCTTAGCTTGGGATACTAATTCCATAAAACGTGCTCTGATCTGATTAGCCCGGTTGTTGTTCTGAAGTTGTTTATCAATCACTATTTTACGGGCAGATTCACTTGTGGTAGTACTGCTGTTTTGTTGGCAGTACTTCTCCGTTCTTTTATACATCCACAAATCTTCCCAAAAACGGTTATCCGGAGGCATTACAATAAGCAACTCCGGTTTACCCATGGAGTTTGCCAGAATCTGTTTATCGTCATCATAATAGCTGTAGCTTGGAGTGATTAACTGAAGTGTTATTTCCTGCACTTTACCAAAGGTTTGATTATCGATTTTTCGGGTAAATGGGAAATCCTGTTTATTGGCTTCATAGCGGATTTTATTAGACTTAATCAAGCTATAAGACGTAAACATCAGCTTGTCCAGCTCATCTAAAATGATACTATCTTCTACTTGAGTGCTTTTAATCTGTTGTTCAACGTCTTTTTCCTCATTAGTTAGGTAAGAATACTGCTCGCCATTTCGCTCAATATATACTTGCTGTTCCAAGAGGTTTACAGCTTGGGCAATTCTCTTTTCCAATACCGGTACATCATCATCAAATCCTTCCATCATAAGTATTCGCAGGTTACGTACGGTTGCCTTGAAATCTCTAACGTATTTAACAACGAATAACACTTTAAGCACCCTCACAGCAAATTCATCATTGAGGTTTCCCTCAGCAGTATGAATTGTATGAAGAAGATGCGGTTTTATCATGGATTGGAATCCTTCATACATGAGATCAAAACTGGCTATTGTCCCTACTTCTTTGCTTCCGATAGCATTTACTACATGCTGATATATAGACAATAGACTTCTTGTGCCTACAGAAGTGTACTTGCCAGGGAAGGCATCATTTTCAGATAAAGAAATGAAAGCAGTCTGAAGCAGAAATGCCTGATAAGGGATAAACGGATAAGAGCGAGTAAAATCCTCCGAATCGACAAAACCACGATAGGTTTTTGCTCCATCTGCAAGATGGAATAGAACCTTGAAGCTATCTTTATATTTGTGATAGATTTTAAGCAATGGATCGATGCAATCTTCCTTCTTTTCCAATAGCCTCTTTTGGAGAACTTCCTCCACATTCGCACCGCTAAGATTCATCTTAATTGGAAACCGGGCAGTTATTCTCCCATATTCAGTGCTCTGTGCCTGCTTTATGTGCCCCAACATAGTCTGTAAGTCGGATTGGGAAGTAACAATAATCCAGGCCCTGCCTTTGCACAGGGAATAAAAGGTCTCTGAAATGGTCTGCAGATTAAGCATTAAATTGGTGTTGTTGGCAATGTACTGTCCTACTTCATCCACACAAAAGATTAAACGGAAATTATCGCCTTGTTTCTTGATATACTCATTCACATCGTTGCTAAATTCTTCTATGGATACAGTATAGTCCTTTTGGTATTTATCCAATAGTCCCAACACACTACTTACATCTACGTTGGCTATAGCTGCATAAGCTTTGGCTATATTCTGATTTTCCAAAGCTGCAACGGCTCTGCCTATCTTCCATTCCTTTCCTGAGATTTCATGATACTTATCTTTGAAGCCATCAAACAACCCTCGCATGTCGAGATCACGTTCAAACTTGGCGATGTATCCATGCTTACCATAGTACCCACAGGTTTCGTTAAAGACTTTTACGAACACACTGAGGATAGCATCAGATTGCTCTTTGGATTTGATGTCTGCTTTCAAATCGATATTAAAGAGTATGCTTTTGGCAGGAATGGAGGCTGTTTTCTTCAGATTTCCACATAAAAAGGGTTCATCCTTGCATTTATCTAAGAACATATAGAGGATTGAAATACCATCGTGTTTCCATCCCTCGAGGAGTAAGGATATCATCTTCAATAGATGTGATTTTCCCGAGCCAAAGAAACCGGATATCCACACTCCGGGCATGCTATTGTTATTTGTATAAGCATCCAGAAAGGATTCAAGCTGGGACTTTATTTCTTTTGTAACTACGTATTCATCAATTTCCTGAAGCAAGTTTCTGGCATCATCAGCTTGAATTACACCTTCAATTTTACGATCAATCGGTTTGGCAAACAAGTCTTTTATCGACATTACCCCTCCAATGGTTATAATTGGCATCTGAAAATGTTAAAAGCTCTATAGTATCTATCATCTAATCTTCCAAATAGAGTCAGATTAGAACCCTTCTCATTATCCGTATCATAGTTACCCGGGAAAAAGAGCACTACAGGTTTCTCAGTATATAAGACCTGAAGATTGGTGAGGACATTATGGGTGCGAATGTATGGAAAAACCTCTCCCACTCCAGTGATAAAGATGATTTTGAAATCAGCTTGTTTGATCTTTTCATAGATTATTGGGCAAATGAACTCTTCCGCATCTGTAATAGAACAAAGTGTGTTAAGCCGTTCAGCCCTTGATAGGCTGGATTCTTTTTCTATGATGCTATCTTTTTCTCCAACGTTTTCTAAATGTTCAATGACTAACCGGTACAGATTAATCTCAAAAACACTTATCCCTTTTAGCTCCAACTGATTCTTCAGTTGAGTAATTCTTTGGTACATTTCTAAGGTATCTTCTACCTCGAATGGACAGATGTAATATGGCAGTTCATTGGCTAATCCTGTCATATTTACGAATTTGGAACTGCTCATTAAGTCCAATAGATGGTCGAACCGAGATTTGCTGTCAGTACTTTTATTCTTTGATATCATAGTCAAAATCCAATTATTGAAGGATAGATAGATAGTGGAATAGAGGCATCTGCAGTGATGATTCGTTTAACTTGGGGAGATATCATCAGTAATTTGAGGTGCTGATTAGAATCCACTATCCCGGCACTCTGCATCATTTTGAATAGATTGGTTTGAAGCTTCTTTCTGGAGATTACAGAGATACTATTTAGTTTTTCGACCAGTTCGGCTTTTCTGCTAAAGAAGATATTGAAATCAGCTATGGTTATGATGTAATCCCTGCGGTTGATTTTATCACTAAACACCTCTAAGGCAAAATCCCTTATAAAATCGTATTTCTTGCAGAGAGCATACCAGAGCAATTGGCATTGTTCATCCCGGTTACCATTTGCAATAAGTTCAATTGCTGGTTCAGATAGAGTCTTTAACCTGGTACAAGTCTCAGAGTAAATACGCTTTTGAGCTGACACGGTTCTGATTTGCAGTAAATTATCTGCCAGAACCATTTCCCGAACCATATCCCAGCTCTTGGTCTCAAGATACAGCTTGGATAGAAGGACAGAATCTCTATATAAGAGAGCTCCTGCAGTAAAGCCAAAGCTAAATCTTGTCTCAGGCATTATTTGAATCCTCTGAACCATCCTTTATAGAATGGGCTTTTACCCATAGATCAATGTCCTCTTTTTTGAATTTCCACAGTCTTCCAATCTTGTGAGCTGGAAGCTTCTTTTCACTGAGCCATTTATAGACAGTGTCCCTTGTCACTCCGAGATATTGACTTATTTCCTCAACGGATAACCATCTGTCTTCCATTTGAGCTCCTTTCATAAATCGATTGGGTGTTAAATCCTGATACATATCAGAAACCAATAAACAAGGACAAAACTGAATAAAGACACAATAATCAGGTACTGTTTTATGTCAAAGCATTTCTTCATTATGTGTAAAACGATGACCACAAGTTCGATTATCGTTCATTAGATCTCTTGCCCCGTTCTTAACATTAATACCAATTTTTGAAGCATTGTTCACAGTGATAAACATAGGACTTGCTGATGGCTTTGGCGATTGTACGACCCCTGTGTTGTTATGGTAGAGTAATCTTTCAGTATGATAAGTGCCTCTTGATTTATTACTCAAGCTTTCTAACATAGTAGTCTGTAACAACCAATCCTATTCAAACTCCGGAGTTGACCCAATATACCTTTCTGGACTTTTCTGCCGATTTTGGGCACGTTTTGACGGGAAATAACCACGTATGTGTACTGCCTTAGATCTACAACCTCTATCGATGCCAGTGCTTCCAGATAGATATAGACCCACTGTCTGGATTTGCCGATGACTTGAGCAATCTCTCGGATAGATTTATATCTACCTTGTTCCAGGATGTCTAACAGCTGATGGGCATCTGCTATGCTGAATGTCCAACCCTTGTAATGCTGATAACCAATCCTGGCTTGGTAGCGATTGGCTCGGACGTAAATGGGAGGACTATCTTCTATCGGTTTGATCGCCTGGCTTTGGAGCAGTTCCGGCAATAGCTGATCTATTATGTCAGCTTCAATACTGGTCAACTGAGCTATTGTATCAGCATTAAACGGTCGATCATACTGATTGATGAAGTTGAGGATAAGTTCTTTGTCCGACATACTGTCCTCAATTATCCAGATCGGCTTGGGATACTACTTCAAGGTTCTTATATCTTCCGATCTCTTCCACTGAGCGGATAAGCTTCATGGCTTTGCGGACATTGCCGCAAGAGTGGAAGTGGACATACTCAACAATATCTGGGTGGAACTTGATCTCCAGTATCTCGCCGCATAACTGGGCGATGTCCTTCTTGGGTAGGTCTTGGAATTCATAGAAGAAATTGCATCTATCAAAGTAATACTCATTGATCTGATTGAGCTTATCTTTCGCACTCTGCATCCCGACCAGGATTACTATCGCTGTGGTCTCATCCACGATATCCCTGATCGCACCTAAGAGCTGGGGATGCCGGAAGGCATAGTCTATCTCATCTACCACTATGATCGTATCACGATGGTCTTCCAGGAGCGATAAGCACAGCATAAAGAGGTCATTGGCTGTTCCGTATGGTACGTACTCTCCCATGCCAAATCTCTTGTATAAGGCTAAGAGTAGCTTGGAGGCAAACGCCTTGGGTGTGGTAGTGGCTTCCAGTCTGAGATAGACATAGCCTTTACTAAAAGCGATCCGACTGGCATACGTGGTCTTTCCCAGTCCCGGCCTGCCATACAGCAACCCGAGTCCCACCATCTCCATCTTGGGTCGGTTTAGTAGGTATTCTATGCATTTATCTGCAGCGACTACGTTCTGAGTTCTGACAAGTTTTCCCTGTTTCATGATTACCTCCTAATTGGTTATCCCGATTCGTTTGAGTAGTTCCGCTCTGGAGAGGTGTGCGAATGGTGCCGGCTCTTTCCCAACCTCAGCTATTATCTGATTGTTCACTTCTGGCAACTCAGTTGTTTTGGATATGGCATCGTTTTGATTATGCTCTTCTGCCGTGACTGTCGAGATATTACTATCCGATGTTACAATCGTGTCAGTCGGGCTTGGATTATCAGATGTCTCGCACTGATCAACCGAGCTTGTTTGTTGCGATTTGTAATACTCTCTTGCGGTCTTACTAAATGCGATTTTCATAGATATGGGCATTTCACCATTGCTGTCATTATAATCGAGTCCTATCCTATCGAATGATTCTTTGATTTCCTGTTCTATTATGCGGTTTATCTCTAATTCTGCCAGTCTCTCTTTCTCCTTAGCATCAAGCTGTTCCCGCTCTTCAGGACTCAGCATATCCGGATGCTTCGGCAGGTTCAACATCGCCTTTCTGGTCATCTCATCGATGATCTCATCGCTATCCTTGGGTGGTGCTTCCAGCATGGGAGGACTGCTGAAGATTGCTCTGGCACCCTGATCCTCAAGCTTCTCCTGCTTGGCTGTTGAATTGCTCAAGATTCTATCAACTGCTTTCTGGGAGTTCACAACCCACTTCTTAGCATTGCGTTCTTTCTCTCGTTTTAAGCCCTTGATCTCATTGTATTCTTTATTGAGTTCCTTATGCGAGACTGCCTTATCCATCGAGACTTCAATGAAAGGATGCTGCGTCTTGCGGAGTGCTGCCTGGCAGATAAAGACATCGTTCTTATCATAGACCACTATCCATCTGGCATCGCTGTAATCGAACCTGATGATACAAGGCTGCCCCACATGGTTCACCATGTCCCGATGCCAATAGACTTTCTTATCCAGTCTGATGCCTTCGCTACGGATATTCTTGCGCTCCATCGCCATCATTAAGAAGTTGAGCCTGGATATCTCCACTTGTCGATTCTCAGCTATTCTGGCGGCACTGAAGACCTCATAAGGAGTCCGTCTGTTCAGTGAGGTATGTGGGGTCTCTCCATAGCAGAATCTCACATAGAAGGCTATCATCTGCATCGTCTCTTCAATGGTGGGCGGTTTACCGGTATAGAGCTTCTTTGCCCACTTCTCGTTGCGGTGTAGCACTGAGGGCTTATCGGCAATCGATGCTCCTCTGAAGGTGGTAATGAACCTCTCAAACTGTTCCTGGAAGGTCTTGAAGAAGCGTTCGATCACCTTGGCTTTGGCATTGTAACTCTCTGCGAATCTCACTCCGATATTAAGCCGGGGGAAGATGCCTCCCAGTTCCTTGTTCAGGTCATGCTCTTCCCAGCTCTCATGAAAGAGCTTGGCTCGGAAGGCTTTGCCATTATCCAGATATACATACTCCGGTAGCACTGCCATGATTCCACTATTATTATCTGCGATCTGCGAGCAGTTGATAAAGCCATTACGGAAGGCTGTGAGGATATGCTGACTATCTTCGGTAAAGGCAAGTGACGCTCCCACCGGATATCTGCTTGCCCAGTCCATCACCATGATCATGGTCATACGTTGCGCTCTTCCGGTCTGAGGATTGAGGATATCAAAGGAGAGGGTATGTCCATCAGCCACCCATACCTGTCCCACTGTCAGGCTGCTATCATCCCGCATAATGGTCTTGATGATCCTTTCAGATACGAACTTACTGCCATCCCTGGCTTGATGCCATTCTGCCGGATGCCTGGCTGCCCATTCTTCACACCAGCGTCTGAGCGTGCGTTCATTGGTCTCTGATTCTATTACTTTGTTTCTGCTCATCTGTTTGAGGTTGGTGATGGCAGAGCCGATCTTGATGCGATTGGGATTGAGCAGCAGATGCAGCAGATAGTGCTGTTCTTGAAAGGTGATCTTACGCTCTTTATACTTGCCCTTGCTCTTATGGATCAGGGCATACATATCAAGCTTGTTTTCAAGGTAGATATTGAGCCATTCTCGCAGTGCCCTCTCTTTTCTTGGTCCTTTGAGATTGTAGAGCTCCGGCACCAGTCTCTTGGTGTTATAGTCACTGGTGATGCGTTTCCAGGCTAATGTCCTGGAATCTACTCCATGTAATCTGCGGAACACCTCTTGGCAGAACCTCCCATAAAGCTGAGCTTCATCCTTGAATAGCAGCCTTTCCTCTTCCACCGGAGCCAGATCAAGGAATTCACTGGAGAAGTCGATCAACACATCATTATCTCGTGCTTCATGGATCAGAGTGAGTTTGCGTTCAAAGTCCAGATAATCTTCATAGGTCTCATAGACTGTCTCGGACTCCAGATTGTCTTCTGAACTATCAGCTTTGGCATTATATTGCTGGCTGTAAGCTAGCATAAAGCTATTGTCGGCATCGTCAGCAGTGGCAGTGTTATTGCTATTACCTTTAACATTAACATCACTATTCCCACTTACCTTGCTTAATCCAGCTCTTACCTCCGGTACCACTATGCATCTGCCACCACTCTTGATCTCAAGCTTCAGTCCTTGGCTTTCCATCAGTTCTTGCAGTTCATTCAGCTTATTCCGATATTCTCTCAGGAACTCCTCGGTAGGTCTGCCACTATAAGGAAACATCTGAACCTCCTGCTTTCTCGCTACCAGTAGCAATCGAATCATCACCATGATCATAATAGACCAGGAAGACACTGGGATAGCTATGCTCGCCCAGATCGATCACTTCCTCGAAGTAAAGCTCCGGCTTTCGTAGGCTATCTCTGAATCTGTCATACTCCGCCTGAATGATCTCTTCAGTTGCTAGAACAAAGGTCTTGATCGTGGCTCCGTTCTTGGTGGGTATCTGATGCTTTAGAGCGGTTAGCTTTCCGGCATCCGCCATTCTTCTGATCGTCTTCAGATTCTTGTTCAGCAGCATGGCTACTCTGTCTATAGGTAACCAGATCAAATCGACTTTCATGTCCATGTCCAAATCCTTCAAAAACTGTGACCCGCTTGGACATTTCAGTCGGGAATCTTGAAAAATGCGGTCAAGCGCTTGGACATTTTGGCTTCTCATCATAGTTATCAATGTGTTAAGCCTCATGCCTACCCCCGCTTGGACAGGGGTACCCGCTTGGACATTGCTCTTACCAGCTCGTTTCTGCACTTCCGCATGGCGTTGTTTCTTGGTAGTCATTCTACACCTCTCTTATGTATTAGTAGGGTGCTAACAACCACAAGCGCAGAACCTTGGGAAGTCCTTTCTGCGAGTTTGGCAGCTTTCTTACGCATTCTCCGGCAATACTTTATAATCCACCTGGGTCACAATATACACTTTAGTATTGACTCCAATCCGCTCTGCAGCAGAATGGCATCTGGAACTAATCTTGCAGCCATGCGGTTATAGTCAATGCTAAAGTTACTATATGGAGACCACGATGAATAAACCGACTATCGGACAACGCCTTAGCTTGGTGATTAAGGCAATGCGACTCAAGGATTACCAGTTTGCCAATAAGTATGGCATCTCCCGTGCCTCGCTTTCCCGATACAAGCTAAACGAGAGATATCCCGATCCAGAGTTCTTGGAAGCCCTCTCCAAGGACAACATCAATATCCACTGGCTCTTTACCGGAAAGGGCTCTATGCATGCCAGAGACGAGTTTCAAGAGCTCATCCAATCCAATCAAGTCCCTACAAGCCCTAACAATCCAGATACCTCAAACCCTACCATCATCTCACCAATCCTGCATCCCATCAACAATCAAGACTTCGATCCCAATCGGTCTATCACCTTTCCCATAGTCGGTGAAATAGCTGCCGGACCTCCGATGGAGATCAAGGACGAGTGGAGTCAGGTGGGTCAGATTCAGCTGCCAGTCTCATTCCTGCCCGGTAACCCCAAGCAATATACTGTCTTTCAAGTAAATGGCAGCAGTATGGAACCTGTGATCCAGCATCAGGACATCGTGGTCATCAAGAGCGATCTGAGTTGGGAAAATGCTGATGGGAACATTGCAGTTGTAAGGACTGACGATGGTCTCACCATCAAGAAGGTGCAGATCGACCACCGCAGGCAACAGATTATCCTCCAACCATTTAATATAGACTACCCGGTTCTGGTTTTAGACTCAGATTGGAATTA
It includes:
- a CDS encoding PDDEXK nuclease domain-containing protein, with the protein product MITKDSLSFPDLLAQIQNVHQELNRQATQSVNITLTIRNWLIGYYISEYELRGADRAEYGDKLFERLAEELLLLDVPRTDKRELYRYAKFYRVFPQIVETVNPQLQQLLGKALIDLVDFDTKHDVGNESRIVETPSPQLQIEARQLVSLLSFSHISELLDIDNDTMRVFYIHECIIGNWSVRQLRRQIKSLYYERTGLSTNKQKLVEQTNNTVEVFDPSRTIRDPYVFEFLGLKAKEVMSESHLEDQLIEKLQEFLLELGHGFCFEARQKRILIGETQYYIDLVFYHRILKCHILVELKLAEFNHENIGQLNTYVSWYRKNEMHPGDSDPIGILLCTDKDSTLVEYALAGMDNQLFVSKYLLELPSKEDMQRFLETQLHQDLP
- the brxC gene encoding BREX system P-loop protein BrxC — protein: MSIKDLFAKPIDRKIEGVIQADDARNLLQEIDEYVVTKEIKSQLESFLDAYTNNNSMPGVWISGFFGSGKSHLLKMISLLLEGWKHDGISILYMFLDKCKDEPFLCGNLKKTASIPAKSILFNIDLKADIKSKEQSDAILSVFVKVFNETCGYYGKHGYIAKFERDLDMRGLFDGFKDKYHEISGKEWKIGRAVAALENQNIAKAYAAIANVDVSSVLGLLDKYQKDYTVSIEEFSNDVNEYIKKQGDNFRLIFCVDEVGQYIANNTNLMLNLQTISETFYSLCKGRAWIIVTSQSDLQTMLGHIKQAQSTEYGRITARFPIKMNLSGANVEEVLQKRLLEKKEDCIDPLLKIYHKYKDSFKVLFHLADGAKTYRGFVDSEDFTRSYPFIPYQAFLLQTAFISLSENDAFPGKYTSVGTRSLLSIYQHVVNAIGSKEVGTIASFDLMYEGFQSMIKPHLLHTIHTAEGNLNDEFAVRVLKVLFVVKYVRDFKATVRNLRILMMEGFDDDVPVLEKRIAQAVNLLEQQVYIERNGEQYSYLTNEEKDVEQQIKSTQVEDSIILDELDKLMFTSYSLIKSNKIRYEANKQDFPFTRKIDNQTFGKVQEITLQLITPSYSYYDDDKQILANSMGKPELLIVMPPDNRFWEDLWMYKRTEKYCQQNSSTTTSESARKIVIDKQLQNNNRANQIRARFMELVSQAKLIASGDLLEINPGDATSRIYEGCQGLISRIYPNLKMLKGLGVTDQDIESQILNEQETLDVKIPMSEAELGVFSEISLAQSSSRCLTLNNLIEKFGKRPYGWSESATICLIARLYSLNKVEIYYQSRPLEKAELVKTLKSKDKYPNLILQTQTEISLDQERKLKKLFSELLDTPNTSNDPKSISKELSDGLKALADKLDIYYHQRDVFSFAAILLPAITQIREAVNKPFKWYYNELLTQETQLTQLKTDMIDPVLRFFSSPQADIYKQIRSFLQFNEPNLSYLDEEAVKALTEGISDPDVYRGGKIQTLKTQFDLLSDQLKLKLNAEIQATLKKVSTLKENLKPDIESIDPEPPIIQNIEAKFIHVSDAIKNAKLIAVIQTTLSRFEDYEYLQILNTLHNSKTKTDSPGAEPRIISSRSIKPLYTKGIINDRADLKSYLEAWETALLRELDKGNKIKL
- a CDS encoding DUF1788 domain-containing protein yields the protein MSSSKFVNMTGLANELPYYICPFEVEDTLEMYQRITQLKNQLELKGISVFEINLYRLVIEHLENVGEKDSIIEKESSLSRAERLNTLCSITDAEEFICPIIYEKIKQADFKIIFITGVGEVFPYIRTHNVLTNLQVLYTEKPVVLFFPGNYDTDNEKGSNLTLFGRLDDRYYRAFNIFRCQL
- a CDS encoding DUF1819 family protein, with product MPETRFSFGFTAGALLYRDSVLLSKLYLETKSWDMVREMVLADNLLQIRTVSAQKRIYSETCTRLKTLSEPAIELIANGNRDEQCQLLWYALCKKYDFIRDFALEVFSDKINRRDYIITIADFNIFFSRKAELVEKLNSISVISRKKLQTNLFKMMQSAGIVDSNQHLKLLMISPQVKRIITADASIPLSIYPSIIGF
- a CDS encoding helix-turn-helix domain-containing protein — translated: MEDRWLSVEEISQYLGVTRDTVYKWLSEKKLPAHKIGRLWKFKKEDIDLWVKAHSIKDGSEDSNNA
- a CDS encoding ATP-binding protein; the encoded protein is MKQGKLVRTQNVVAADKCIEYLLNRPKMEMVGLGLLYGRPGLGKTTYASRIAFSKGYVYLRLEATTTPKAFASKLLLALYKRFGMGEYVPYGTANDLFMLCLSLLEDHRDTIIVVDEIDYAFRHPQLLGAIRDIVDETTAIVILVGMQSAKDKLNQINEYYFDRCNFFYEFQDLPKKDIAQLCGEILEIKFHPDIVEYVHFHSCGNVRKAMKLIRSVEEIGRYKNLEVVSQADLDN
- a CDS encoding Mu transposase C-terminal domain-containing protein, with product MFPYSGRPTEEFLREYRNKLNELQELMESQGLKLEIKSGGRCIVVPEVRAGLSKVSGNSDVNVKGNSNNTATADDADNSFMLAYSQQYNAKADSSEDNLESETVYETYEDYLDFERKLTLIHEARDNDVLIDFSSEFLDLAPVEEERLLFKDEAQLYGRFCQEVFRRLHGVDSRTLAWKRITSDYNTKRLVPELYNLKGPRKERALREWLNIYLENKLDMYALIHKSKGKYKERKITFQEQHYLLHLLLNPNRIKIGSAITNLKQMSRNKVIESETNERTLRRWCEEWAARHPAEWHQARDGSKFVSERIIKTIMRDDSSLTVGQVWVADGHTLSFDILNPQTGRAQRMTMIMVMDWASRYPVGASLAFTEDSQHILTAFRNGFINCSQIADNNSGIMAVLPEYVYLDNGKAFRAKLFHESWEEHDLNKELGGIFPRLNIGVRFAESYNAKAKVIERFFKTFQEQFERFITTFRGASIADKPSVLHRNEKWAKKLYTGKPPTIEETMQMIAFYVRFCYGETPHTSLNRRTPYEVFSAARIAENRQVEISRLNFLMMAMERKNIRSEGIRLDKKVYWHRDMVNHVGQPCIIRFDYSDARWIVVYDKNDVFICQAALRKTQHPFIEVSMDKAVSHKELNKEYNEIKGLKREKERNAKKWVVNSQKAVDRILSNSTAKQEKLEDQGARAIFSSPPMLEAPPKDSDEIIDEMTRKAMLNLPKHPDMLSPEEREQLDAKEKERLAELEINRIIEQEIKESFDRIGLDYNDSNGEMPISMKIAFSKTAREYYKSQQTSSVDQCETSDNPSPTDTIVTSDSNISTVTAEEHNQNDAISKTTELPEVNNQIIAEVGKEPAPFAHLSRAELLKRIGITN
- a CDS encoding S24 family peptidase — protein: MNKPTIGQRLSLVIKAMRLKDYQFANKYGISRASLSRYKLNERYPDPEFLEALSKDNINIHWLFTGKGSMHARDEFQELIQSNQVPTSPNNPDTSNPTIISPILHPINNQDFDPNRSITFPIVGEIAAGPPMEIKDEWSQVGQIQLPVSFLPGNPKQYTVFQVNGSSMEPVIQHQDIVVIKSDLSWENADGNIAVVRTDDGLTIKKVQIDHRRQQIILQPFNIDYPVLVLDSDWNYGAFLIGTIALQLRFF